The DNA sequence AGAATCTGAAGAGTGAAATCGTCAAAAGGAGAATTGTTGAATATATTTCCTTTGCCTTTCACGGTATTCAGAAGTTTTTCAGGATTGATGATTTTAGTTGTAAAACCGAGTAATCGTCCTAATAAACTTCCCTCATACATAGATTTTCCAAGCATAATCAGCAGAAGGTCATAATGTCCTTTATTGGTAATGCTGGCAAGATCACTTTCTATATCGGTAGAGGCTTTGAAAAGGGTAGTTACTTCAAGATTAAGATCGTGAGAGGTTTCAATGACGTTTTGGAATTGTGAATCCTCATACTCGTTGATATCGTAGGCATGCATTTCATCTACCGGAGCAATATTCATAGCAGTGATGCTTTTATTGCCATTCATTTTATGAGTGAAATTGTGGGCTAATTTTAAGAGAGTGCTTCCTGATTCTGGTTTATCAAAAGAGAGGAGAACACGATACTTGGAATCATTTTCATGAATGGGCTCGTCCTGATTTTTTTTAGATTTAAAAATGAAATTAATAAAATCTAAGGCTGGTCCGGTCATAAAAGTGGTGAAAAGAGCCATGATGACCAGCATTGCGAAAATTTCAGGGCTTAAAACTCCAAGGTCATATCCGATGTTCAGTACGATAAGTTCCATAAGACCTCTTGTGTTCATCAGAGCTCCGATCGTTAAGCTTTCTTTCCAGTTAATGCCTACAAATCTTGCCGTCAGTGCACTTCCTGCAAACTTTCCGAGAACAGCAGTCAGAATAATAAATCCTGCCGTCATCCATAGGTGGCTGTCATTCAGAAGTCCGATTTGAGTACGAAGTCCTGTAAATACGAAGAACAACGGAAGGAGAAGTACCAAAGCCACATCCTCTACTTTATCAATAAAAAGAGTACGGAATTTTGTGTTTTCAGGCATAATAGCTCCTGCCATAAAGGCGCCGAATAACGCGTGAATACCAATTACCTCAGTAGCATATGCAGATAAAATAAGAGTTAAAAAGAAAATAGCGACCATTGGTTTGCTGATTGTATTTTTCCCTGCCTGAAGGTCTCCGATTCTTTTCAGGAATGGTCTGACAATTTTTATCATTAAAAACACATAAGCAATGGCCATAATAATTACATAGATGGAGCTTGCAAAAGAACCTGCCTTTACAATAGCAATTACTGCAGCAAGAATGCACCATGCCGTAATATCATCTGCGGCCGCACATGTAATAACAATAGTTCCCAGTTTGGTTTTCTGGAGGTTTCTCTCCTGTACAATTCTCGCCAGTACCGGAAAGGCTGTAATACTCATAGAAATAGCTATAAATAAGGCAAAAGAAGTAAACTGGATACCTTCAGGTGCAAATTCCTGGTAAACAAAATAAGAAAGTCCTATTCCCAATGCAAAAGGAATAATAATACTCGCATGGCTGATGACTACAGCATCATGAGCTTTTTTTCTTAATACACTCAGATCCAGTTCCATTCCAACAATGTACATGAAAAGGATAAGACCTATCTGACTCAGAAACTGAAGGTTACCTAATGATTCTTTGGGGAAAAGAAATGCCGAAAACTCAGGGAAATACATTCCCACAAGTGATGGCCCCAGCACAATACCAGCAATCATTTCTCCGATTACCGTAGGCTGTTTTATTTTCATACAAATCCATCCGAAAAGCCTTGCTGTCATAATGATCGTGACGATTTGCGCCAATAATAATGCAAGCGGGTGGTAAAGATTGGTTTTAAATGATTCCAGGAAATTTTCCCAGGTAGAACCACTGCTGGTTTTAGCAACGATATTTTCTTTTACTTCCAAAGTCTGTCCTTCGATAATGAAATAATACATCAGACACGAAAAAACAGCGATGGTAGTAATGTAGAAAATTAAATTTTTGTATTTCCCCAAATTCATGATTCCAATATTTTTATGCAAATTTGATAAGAATATAGTTATGTTAAATATTCTTTTTTTTTAAATGTAATGAATGTTCTAAAAAATGTAATAAAATCTATTTGAAAGAATAACCGAGCCCGATTCCTATTCTCCAACTGCCATTCTGATCAGCCGTTTTGGTATTATAGTAAGCCGGAATCTGAAGGGCAATCTTTTTATAGATCATAGTAAGACCAGTACCCAATGTGGGCATAATAGGACTGTTTTTTGTTCCTGATGAACGGTCTTCTTTAATTCTCAGTGAAGGAAGCATTCCCAATACGAATTTTACGTTGTGGTGGGTAAGACTTACATTGGGTCCGGTAAAGTTAATAAAAGCACCATGATCTACGTATCCGGCCGCTGCTATTCCGTCAAAAAAGGATACTTCCATTTTTGAAAGTGTCTCCTGGGAAAAACACAAGCCGGATATGAGAAGTCCTGCAGCATAGAAACAGTTTTTCATTATAAAATCAATTAATTCTATGCAAAAATAAATGGATTGTATGTTGAAAAGGGGGAGTTGTAATAAAGCGCAGAAATTCTGTAACGAAACCCTGAAGATTTGAAAAAGGACTTATTTCCCGAATAGTTCCATCAGAGAATTTTTGTAGGCATCACCGATCTGAAGTTTCAGAAAAGTATGATCTTCAGTGGCAATTGTTGTAATAATTTCGTTGGTTGAAAATACTTTAATAGAAGATAAAGCAATAATCTCTTTTTTGTTGACCTGGGCAAAATCTTTGGCAGGAAGCATTTCCAGAAGGTTTTTAAAATTCAGGTTTTTTAGAACGATTGTCGTTCCGTCACTTAGGATGATATCTTTATCCCTGCTGTCGATTTCAGAAGTTTTAATATAAGAAATCTGTTCCGTAAATATGACGGTCTTTCCGATATTGGTATTCCATTCGATAAAAGCTTTTTTAGGGCTGTCTTCCACCAGTTCTTTAGCTTTTTCGAAAGCCTGGATCAGTCTTTCTTTTTTGATAGGTTTTCTTACATAATCTACCACATTCAGGTCAAAAGCTTCAGCTGCATATTCTTTATAAGCCGTTGTAAAGATGATTTTCTTGGAACCGGAAATAATTTCGGCTACCTGAAGACCTGTCATTCCGGGCATTTCAATATCCAGAATACACAGATTACAGTCGATGTTATCTATTTCGTTCAGAAAGATTTTAGGATCATTGAATGCTTTTACAACTTCTACATTATCGATCTGCTCGCATAGAAGTTTTAAATAGCTGATAGCCAATAATTCATCATCCAGAATAACGCATTTTATCATAGAATTCTCCTAAATTGATTTTTAATTCTGCAGTGAAGACTCCGTTTTTTGAACTTCTTTCCAGCTGGTAGTAAGTACTGTAGATCATTTTAAGCCTTTGATCAAAAGACTGGCTTCCAAAACCGCTTTTTTCCTTTTCCAGAATATTCTTTAGCGAAGCTTTATTGCTTACTTTCATGGTGAAAATACCGTTTTCAAGCTCCATATAAATGGAAATAAAAGAGTCCTGAGCCAGGAAATCCGTATGTTTGAAGGCATTTTCAATAAGGTCTACAGAGATCAGCGGCGCAAATACCTTTTCTTCATACAGAGAATCAGACTTGTTGATCCTTGATTTAATTCTGAAATCGAAAAGAGGATTGATCTTAATTTTATTAATTTCAATAAGACTTAAAGCAAAATTGAGCTCTTCTTTCGGGCTGACATACTTGTTATTGCTTTCATATAAAATATAATCAAGGACATTCGCCAGTTTATCCAGAGACATATACGTCTGATAGGCATGAGACTGAACCGAATTAAGAATATTTTTAAATAAATGCGGATTCAGCTTTGTACCGATATGTTCCAGACGGACTTCGTTCAGACGCTGTTCAATAAGTTTATTGGTCTCAGATAATTTCCTATTTCTCTTTTTCAGTTTCTCATGCTGGCTGAAAAGGTAAATACTGGTTGTCAGAAACAGGAAAATGGCAAAAACTCCGATGAATATCAGATAGTCATGAATCATGTAGTAATTGCCGTCCATACTATGGTATTAAAACTATTTAAGTTTTTTAAGACTGTTGACCGTCACCGTTTCTTCACATTTTTCATAGGTGATCTCGTAAGATGGATTTTTTTCGGGATAGGTTAAAAGATAGCTCGGGCAAGGTTTTTTTTGTGCATGGCTGCGGTCAAAATCTACTTTCCCGTTGGTAATGATACTGTCTTTTATAAATTTCTCATCAATCTTGTAGGCTGCCATTGCGCTCTTAGCCTCGTCAGAATATTTGAACTCTTTGGAAAGACTTTCAGCAATAACACGGCTGTTAGGTAGATAGCCGCTGCAGCTTGCCCCTTTTTTGTTTAAAATAAAAAATACGATCAAAAGCCCCGGAACGAAGCCTATTGCATAAAATTTCAGTTTCTTCATTAGAAAATTAAAAGATTGATATCGTGGTACGTAAGTCCGAAACGGTCGCAGATGATCTTTTTGGTATGTCTTCCTTTGTACATATATAAGCTCTGCTTCATTTCGTTTTTGCGGATCAGCATGTTTTCAAAGCCGCCCTCTTCGTCATAATTTAAAATATAGGAAAGGAAGAAATTCGAGATGGCCTTCGTGGTAGTTCTTGGCATTCTTGAAGTAAGGTTCGGAAGTCCGCAGTGAATGACACCGTGTTTGATGACATATGGATCTTCCATGGTAGTGAGTTCTGAGGTTTCAATAACTTTACCATTATCTATGGTAATATCGATAATGACACTGCCTTTTTTCATTTTCATCACCATATCTTCAGTGACGATAGGGGTCATGTTCAATCTTGGAAGAGCTCCTATCACCACATCAGCACGTCTTAAACTTTTGCTCAGTTCTTTTGGATCAATAATAGAAGTAGGTACCCGGCTGTCAACAATAGTATGAAGTCTTCTCAGCTTTGATAAAGAGTTGTCAAAAACTTTTACGCTGGCTCCTAAACCTATTGCAGCTTTTGTTGCAAATTCACCTACAATTCCTGCTCCAAGAATTACTACTTCTGCAGGTCTTACTCCTGTAATACCCCCAAGCATTAGTCCGTTTGATAAGGCTAATAATTCTGAAGCATATAAAATAGAAACAGTTCCCGCAATCTCCCCGATTAATCTTACCAGTGACAGCTGTTTGTATTCATCAACGATAAATTCAAAAGCTATGGCATTTATTTTTTTCTCTGCAAGCTTTAAGAAATATTCCTTGTCTCTCAGATTGATCTGAAGTGCTGAAACCAAATATGTATTAGGTTTCATGTACTCAATTTCGTCTTCAGTAGGAGGGTTGATCTTCAGAATAAGATCCTGTCCGAAAGCTTCTTTAGGATCATTGGTGATCTTCGCTCCTGATTCGGAATACTGCAAATCTGTAAAAAACGAACCTTCCCCGGACCCGGATTCTATAATAATCTCATGGCCGTGCTCTACCAACACCTGTACGGCGTCAGGAGTGATGCAGGTTCTCCTTTCGTTGAGACAGGTTTCTTTAGGAATTCCAATACTGAACTGTTTTCCCTTTTTAATAACCTCCAATTTTTCCTCTTTCGGCATCAATTCTTCTTCTGTGAAAGGAGTAAAAATATTTGTACTCATCCTTAAATTAAATTATGTCTTACAGATTGTTATTTACACTCAATTAATGAGCAAAGATACATAATATTTAATCGAATGAAACTTCTCTGTATTCACCCGTGTTCACAATACTCATTGTGTGATAGTTGAGACCATAAAGCTCCTCTTCATACACTTCCGGCCACTCGATAATGCATAAAAAAGAGTTGTCCAGATATTCTTCAATTCCGATATCATAGACTTCTTCAATGTTTTTTAAACGGTAAAGGTCAAAATGATATACTTTTCCTTTTTCCGTATTGTATTCATTGACAATAGAGTAGGTTGGAGAATTTACTTCATCCTTGCTGCCCATATTTTTAAGCAAAAATTGTGTGAAAGTAGTTTTCCCGGCTCCCAGATTTCCCTTTAATAAAAGAATATTATGTTTTAATTCCGGAATGATGCTGTCAACAACTTCCTGCCAGTCTTCGATTTTATTAATATTGAACTGCATATGCTAATTTGTTTTACAAAAATAATGATTTATGATTTGCTAAGCTAGAAATTTAAGGTTGGAATACGGAAGTTATAAACAGCACATTCCATACATATTTACAAACTCACCAACTCGCAACCCGAATCCAGCACCGAAATTCCCAACCTCTTCCAATTTCTCCATAAATTACTTAATTTTACAGCATGATTTCCAAACAGACCATTGATAAAATATTCTCCACGATCCGCGTTGAAGAGATTGTGGGTGAGTACGTGCAGTTGAAAAGAGCAGGGTCTAACTTTAAAGGACTCAGTCCTTTTCATGAAGAAAAATCTCCAAGTTTTGTTGTTTCACCAAGCAAACAGATCTGGAAAGATTTCTCAACCGGAAAGGGAGGAACGGCGATTTCTTTCCTTATGGAAATTGAGAACTTTACCTATCCTGAAGCCCTTCGCCATGCCGCAAAAAAGTACGGAATTGAAATTGAAGAAGATCTGCGTGAAATTTCTGAAGAGGCAAAACATGCACAGACTGAAAAAGATCTTTTATATAAAATTCATGAAGTTGCCAATACTTATTTCCAGGAAATTCTTTGGGATGATCATGAAGGGAGAAGTATAGGACTTTCTTATTTTAAAGAAAGAGAACTTCGGGATGATATTATCAAAAAGTTCCAGTTGGGATATTCACCGGAGAAGAAGAATGCTTTTACTGAATATGCACTGGAAAAAGGATACAACAAAGAAATTCTTGAAAAATCCGGACTTTCTATTTTCCCGGAAAATACCCCTGCAGGAGTAGACCGTTTCAGGGAAAGAGTTATTTTTCCTATTCACAGTTTTTCAGGAAGAGTATTGGGTTTTGGGGCAAGGATTCTTAAAAATAATGTTAAGACTGCAAAATATCTCAATTCACCGGAAACGGAGATCTATCATAAATCCAATGTTCTTTATGGATTGAACCAGAGTAAACAGGCGATTTCAAGAAAAAATGGCTGTCTTTTGGTGGAAGGATATATGGATGTGATTTCACTTCATATGTCGGGAATTGAAAATGTTGTGGCCAGTTCCGGAACGTCTTTAACAACGGAGCAGATCAAACTGATTAAAAGACTTACGGAAAACGTAACCATTCTTTTTGATGGTGACAATGCCGGTATCAAAGCCAGTTTCCGAAGTATTGATATGCTTTTGACAGAAGGAATGAACATCCGCGTATTGCTTTTCCCTGATGGAGATGATCCGGATTCATTCGCCAGAAAACATCCGCAGGAATATGTAGAGAAGTATATCGAAAATGAAGCGATGGATTTCATCGACTTCAAAGCGGAAATCCTGTTGAGAGATGTTGGGAATGACCCTATTAAAAAAGCAGAAGCGATAAGGGATATCGTAAAATCGGTTTCTTTTGTACAAAATGCACTGAAAAGGGAAGTTTACCTTAAAGAGGTTTCCAATAAATTCGGACTTTCTGAGCAGAGTCTTTTCAATGAGCTGGATGTTCAGAAGCAGATTACGCAGAACCAGACACACCATGTTCAGCAGCAGCAAAAGGAGAAGGCAGCACCGAAGATGGAAATTGTTCCGCTTGAAAAGGAAAAAGAAGATCCTTTTCTGTTTGATGTACTGTTCATGGAGAACAAGCTTGTCGAGCATATGCTGGCATTTGGAGATATTATTCTGAAACGTAGAAATGAACAGGGTGAAGAATATCAGATTACAGTCATTGAGGAAATTCTTCATCATTTTGAAGAAGAACAGTATACGTTTTTAGTCAAAGGCAATGAAATCATTATCACTCAGGTGAGAGAGGGAATTCAAAAAGATGAGCTCAGAAGTGGAAACTTTTTTGTATCTTTTATGGATGAAGAGATTACCACAAAGGTGGTGGATGCTTTGATTCCGTTGGATGATCTTGAAAACTGGGCTTCCAGGAATATTTATCCTCCCAATTACGGGGATAAAGTGGCAGATCAGATCCAGGGAGATGTTTTATTGCATAAATACAGGTATATTGATTATTTAATCACAGAAACAGATAAACAGTTGGATTTGTACAGGGATACTGACGAGGTAAAGTACTATGAGCTCATCAAAAAGATTACCTTATTGAAACAGGCTTCCATGCGATTGAGTAATATCATCGAATATTCGCCTATCAAAGGAATCTATGGAGATAGAAAAAGATAATTTTTAAGTCAGTTTTTTTCATATTCTGTGACAAAAAGTCCTATAAAATTTTAGGAATAAATATTGTAATTTAAACTTCGAGAATAGTATAAAAATAATACATAATAGAAATATGGACATTAAAAAAGATTTCAGAGATTTCTCTGTAAAACATTTAGGAAACAACGGTTTGGTTACCGATCAGTATATGGGAATGTATGGCCCAACGAATCTTACTCCGTACATCATGGAAGAAAGAAGATTAAACGTTGCTCAGATGGACGTTTTCTCCCGTTTGATGATGGACAGAATTATCTTCCTGGGAACAGGTATTGATGATCAGGTAGCAAACATCGTTACGGCACAGCTTTTATTCCTGGAAAGTGCAGACCCGTCAAAAGATATTCAGATCTATATCAACTCTCCTGGTGGAAGTGTTTATGCAGGGTTAGGTATTTATGACACCATGCAGATCATTAAGCCGGATGTAGCAACAATCTGTACAGGTATGGCTGCTTCTATGGGAGCTGTATTATTGGTTGCCGGAGAGAAAGGAAAACGTTCTGCGCTTAAGCATTCAAGAGTAATGATTCACCAGCCTTCAGGAGGTGCTCAGGGAGTTGCTTCCGATATGGAGATCAACTTGAGAGAGATGCTGAAACTGAAGCAGGAACTTTATGAAATCATTGGTCATCACTCAGGACAAACGTACGAGTGGGTAGAAAAATCTTCTGACAGAGATTACTGGATGACTTCTGAAGAAGCGAAAGGCTACGGAATGGTAGATGAGGTTCTGCAAAGATCTACTGAGAAAAAATAATTGATTGCAAAATCATAAGAAACCGCACCATATTGGTGCGGTTTTTTTGTTGGATTAATTTTGGATTTTAAACTGTATTGACTGTTCAGATTCCTAAGGAATGGTACAATTGGAATAAAGGTTTATCCATACAGTTTGTCATTACGTAGGAATCCACCCACAATAATTTATGAAGAAATATATCAGAAGAAATCTACAATCCAGACCATATTCTCAGCTGAAGACGTAAAAATTCACCTCCTCTGGAGGGGTGGCGAAAATTCAAAGAATTTTTGACGGGGTGGTTTTCCATGTCCCGCATAAAAAAGAAACTGTCTCAAAAAGTCAAATAATTTGTCTTTTGTCATTGACTGCATAGAATCTTTAATTCATTTTGTAATTCTATTGTTAAAATACAATTATCATTATATTCAAGATCAGTTTATAATCAATCTCTATTTTCGCAGCCATAAAAGTGAATATGAAAAAATTACTATGGTCTGTTGTAGTGC is a window from the Chryseobacterium indologenes genome containing:
- a CDS encoding cation:proton antiporter; the protein is MNLGKYKNLIFYITTIAVFSCLMYYFIIEGQTLEVKENIVAKTSSGSTWENFLESFKTNLYHPLALLLAQIVTIIMTARLFGWICMKIKQPTVIGEMIAGIVLGPSLVGMYFPEFSAFLFPKESLGNLQFLSQIGLILFMYIVGMELDLSVLRKKAHDAVVISHASIIIPFALGIGLSYFVYQEFAPEGIQFTSFALFIAISMSITAFPVLARIVQERNLQKTKLGTIVITCAAADDITAWCILAAVIAIVKAGSFASSIYVIIMAIAYVFLMIKIVRPFLKRIGDLQAGKNTISKPMVAIFFLTLILSAYATEVIGIHALFGAFMAGAIMPENTKFRTLFIDKVEDVALVLLLPLFFVFTGLRTQIGLLNDSHLWMTAGFIILTAVLGKFAGSALTARFVGINWKESLTIGALMNTRGLMELIVLNIGYDLGVLSPEIFAMLVIMALFTTFMTGPALDFINFIFKSKKNQDEPIHENDSKYRVLLSFDKPESGSTLLKLAHNFTHKMNGNKSITAMNIAPVDEMHAYDINEYEDSQFQNVIETSHDLNLEVTTLFKASTDIESDLASITNKGHYDLLLIMLGKSMYEGSLLGRLLGFTTKIINPEKLLNTVKGKGNIFNNSPFDDFTLQILDKTNIPVGILVEKDFKTADKVFVPIFNLSDFYLLEYAKRLINNNNSQIIILDAAGQIRNNIEVKELIRSIEQVAPNHITLYNEKKIEKEFLNAQDLMLISSKSWKNLIDTKSLWLSDIPSTLIISNP
- a CDS encoding LytR/AlgR family response regulator transcription factor — encoded protein: MIKCVILDDELLAISYLKLLCEQIDNVEVVKAFNDPKIFLNEIDNIDCNLCILDIEMPGMTGLQVAEIISGSKKIIFTTAYKEYAAEAFDLNVVDYVRKPIKKERLIQAFEKAKELVEDSPKKAFIEWNTNIGKTVIFTEQISYIKTSEIDSRDKDIILSDGTTIVLKNLNFKNLLEMLPAKDFAQVNKKEIIALSSIKVFSTNEIITTIATEDHTFLKLQIGDAYKNSLMELFGK
- a CDS encoding histidine kinase codes for the protein MDGNYYMIHDYLIFIGVFAIFLFLTTSIYLFSQHEKLKKRNRKLSETNKLIEQRLNEVRLEHIGTKLNPHLFKNILNSVQSHAYQTYMSLDKLANVLDYILYESNNKYVSPKEELNFALSLIEINKIKINPLFDFRIKSRINKSDSLYEEKVFAPLISVDLIENAFKHTDFLAQDSFISIYMELENGIFTMKVSNKASLKNILEKEKSGFGSQSFDQRLKMIYSTYYQLERSSKNGVFTAELKINLGEFYDKMRYSG
- a CDS encoding DUF4258 domain-containing protein, which codes for MKKLKFYAIGFVPGLLIVFFILNKKGASCSGYLPNSRVIAESLSKEFKYSDEAKSAMAAYKIDEKFIKDSIITNGKVDFDRSHAQKKPCPSYLLTYPEKNPSYEITYEKCEETVTVNSLKKLK
- a CDS encoding alanine dehydrogenase, whose product is MSTNIFTPFTEEELMPKEEKLEVIKKGKQFSIGIPKETCLNERRTCITPDAVQVLVEHGHEIIIESGSGEGSFFTDLQYSESGAKITNDPKEAFGQDLILKINPPTEDEIEYMKPNTYLVSALQINLRDKEYFLKLAEKKINAIAFEFIVDEYKQLSLVRLIGEIAGTVSILYASELLALSNGLMLGGITGVRPAEVVILGAGIVGEFATKAAIGLGASVKVFDNSLSKLRRLHTIVDSRVPTSIIDPKELSKSLRRADVVIGALPRLNMTPIVTEDMVMKMKKGSVIIDITIDNGKVIETSELTTMEDPYVIKHGVIHCGLPNLTSRMPRTTTKAISNFFLSYILNYDEEGGFENMLIRKNEMKQSLYMYKGRHTKKIICDRFGLTYHDINLLIF
- the tsaE gene encoding tRNA (adenosine(37)-N6)-threonylcarbamoyltransferase complex ATPase subunit type 1 TsaE; translation: MQFNINKIEDWQEVVDSIIPELKHNILLLKGNLGAGKTTFTQFLLKNMGSKDEVNSPTYSIVNEYNTEKGKVYHFDLYRLKNIEEVYDIGIEEYLDNSFLCIIEWPEVYEEELYGLNYHTMSIVNTGEYREVSFD
- the dnaG gene encoding DNA primase is translated as MISKQTIDKIFSTIRVEEIVGEYVQLKRAGSNFKGLSPFHEEKSPSFVVSPSKQIWKDFSTGKGGTAISFLMEIENFTYPEALRHAAKKYGIEIEEDLREISEEAKHAQTEKDLLYKIHEVANTYFQEILWDDHEGRSIGLSYFKERELRDDIIKKFQLGYSPEKKNAFTEYALEKGYNKEILEKSGLSIFPENTPAGVDRFRERVIFPIHSFSGRVLGFGARILKNNVKTAKYLNSPETEIYHKSNVLYGLNQSKQAISRKNGCLLVEGYMDVISLHMSGIENVVASSGTSLTTEQIKLIKRLTENVTILFDGDNAGIKASFRSIDMLLTEGMNIRVLLFPDGDDPDSFARKHPQEYVEKYIENEAMDFIDFKAEILLRDVGNDPIKKAEAIRDIVKSVSFVQNALKREVYLKEVSNKFGLSEQSLFNELDVQKQITQNQTHHVQQQQKEKAAPKMEIVPLEKEKEDPFLFDVLFMENKLVEHMLAFGDIILKRRNEQGEEYQITVIEEILHHFEEEQYTFLVKGNEIIITQVREGIQKDELRSGNFFVSFMDEEITTKVVDALIPLDDLENWASRNIYPPNYGDKVADQIQGDVLLHKYRYIDYLITETDKQLDLYRDTDEVKYYELIKKITLLKQASMRLSNIIEYSPIKGIYGDRKR
- the clpP gene encoding ATP-dependent Clp endopeptidase proteolytic subunit ClpP: MDIKKDFRDFSVKHLGNNGLVTDQYMGMYGPTNLTPYIMEERRLNVAQMDVFSRLMMDRIIFLGTGIDDQVANIVTAQLLFLESADPSKDIQIYINSPGGSVYAGLGIYDTMQIIKPDVATICTGMAASMGAVLLVAGEKGKRSALKHSRVMIHQPSGGAQGVASDMEINLREMLKLKQELYEIIGHHSGQTYEWVEKSSDRDYWMTSEEAKGYGMVDEVLQRSTEKK